The following coding sequences are from one Buchnera aphidicola (Periphyllus testudinaceus) window:
- a CDS encoding leucyl aminopeptidase: MKITPYIHSSKIYKNNCLVFGIYSDKNLENLLHFLNVDEIKNIKKLLQKSNLKEKFGKILLFHNSLKSSYDSILLINCGKKKYFSNNLFSKIIEKIFLFLKQSYFKNIYINFVDFNKSLNTTYWRGRNFVNIIKNIFYSFNKYKSSKNKKLYKIKKIFVKVDNKKNLNFLEKSIKHSLAISQGINLAKDISNTPPNICNPKYLSYCSVKLQNRYKNTIKIKILNENDIKKLGMNAFLSVSKGSFYKAYMSIIYYNKNKNTINKKPFVLVGKGVTFDSGGISIKSSYLMDEMKYDMCGSASVLGTIDCIAKLNLPIKVIGIISACENMPGNKAFRPGDIIKTMSGKTVEILNTDAEGRLILCDILTYVERFNPKLVIDIATLTGSCVSILGNAASGLFTNNKTLSKDLNKASKKVDDKVWNLPNFKIYKKYLKSNFADLSNIGGKNSGASVASYFLSYFAKKYKWAHLDIAGTAWNTGDKKGATGKPVTLLCQYFLNFLKKND, translated from the coding sequence ATGAAAATTACACCTTATATACATTCTAGTAAAATATATAAAAATAATTGTTTAGTTTTTGGAATATATTCAGATAAAAATTTAGAAAATTTATTACATTTTTTAAATGTAGATGAAATAAAAAATATAAAAAAATTATTACAAAAAAGTAATCTAAAAGAAAAATTTGGAAAAATTTTATTGTTTCATAATTCTTTAAAATCTTCTTATGATTCTATTTTATTGATTAATTGTGGAAAAAAAAAATATTTTTCTAATAATCTTTTTTCTAAAATTATAGAAAAAATTTTTTTATTTTTAAAACAAAGTTATTTTAAAAATATTTATATTAATTTTGTAGATTTTAATAAATCTTTAAATACAACATATTGGAGAGGTAGAAATTTTGTTAATATAATAAAAAATATTTTTTATTCTTTTAATAAATATAAAAGTTCAAAAAATAAAAAATTATATAAAATAAAAAAAATATTTGTTAAAGTTGATAATAAAAAAAATTTAAATTTTTTAGAAAAATCTATTAAACATAGTTTAGCTATTTCACAAGGAATAAATTTAGCAAAAGATATTAGTAATACTCCTCCTAATATTTGTAATCCTAAATATTTAAGTTATTGTTCTGTAAAATTACAAAATAGATATAAAAATACTATAAAAATAAAAATTTTGAATGAAAATGATATTAAAAAATTAGGTATGAATGCTTTTTTATCTGTTTCTAAAGGTTCTTTTTATAAAGCTTATATGTCTATTATTTATTATAATAAAAATAAAAATACAATTAATAAGAAACCTTTTGTTTTAGTTGGAAAAGGTGTAACTTTTGATTCTGGAGGAATATCAATAAAATCATCATATTTAATGGATGAAATGAAATATGATATGTGTGGATCAGCATCTGTTTTAGGAACAATAGATTGTATTGCTAAATTAAATCTTCCGATAAAAGTTATAGGAATTATTTCAGCATGTGAAAATATGCCTGGAAATAAAGCATTTAGACCAGGAGATATTATTAAAACAATGTCTGGAAAAACAGTAGAAATATTAAATACTGATGCAGAAGGAAGATTAATTTTATGTGATATTTTAACATATGTTGAAAGATTTAATCCAAAACTTGTGATCGATATAGCTACTTTAACTGGATCTTGTGTATCTATTTTAGGAAATGCAGCAAGCGGATTATTTACAAACAATAAAACTTTATCAAAAGATTTAAATAAAGCTTCTAAGAAAGTTGATGATAAAGTTTGGAATTTGCCAAATTTTAAAATATATAAAAAATATTTAAAATCTAATTTTGCTGATTTATCTAATATTGGAGGAAAAAATTCTGGTGCAAGTGTAGCTTCTTATTTTTTATCTTATTTTGCAAAAAAATATAAATGGGCTCATTTAGATATTGCAGGTACTGCTTGGAATACTGGAGATAAAAAAGGGGCAACAGGTAAACCTGTAACATTGTTGTGTCAATATTTTTTAAATTTCTTAAAAAAAAATGATTAA
- the argF gene encoding ornithine carbamoyltransferase, producing the protein MNPFYLRNFLKLNDFKKKDILFLLKFSKTIKLKKLIKKEKKYLKNKNIALIFEKESTRTRCSFEIASFDQGAKTTYLGPGDTHLGYKESIEDTAETLGKIYDGILYRGHQHKNIKKLAKYSKIPVWNGLTNKFHPTQILSDLLTIKEIFPKKKINKIKISYIGDSSNNISNSLVEASNLFKFKLSLISPKEYFPNKKFLNKYINIKNNIFLTDDIEKGIYKTDIIYTDVWISMGEKLKKQKEKINKLKNYQVNKKILKLSNNPFIKVFHCLPALHNTKTVFGKKIMKQFNLKNGVEITEDVFNANKKIIFQQSSNRVHVVKSLIMNSLIKNISL; encoded by the coding sequence ATGAATCCATTTTATTTACGAAATTTTTTAAAATTAAATGATTTTAAAAAAAAAGATATTTTATTTTTATTAAAATTTTCTAAAACAATAAAATTAAAAAAATTAATTAAAAAAGAAAAAAAATACTTAAAAAATAAAAATATTGCTCTTATTTTTGAAAAAGAATCTACACGCACAAGATGTTCTTTTGAAATTGCATCTTTTGATCAAGGAGCAAAAACTACATATTTAGGTCCAGGAGATACTCATTTAGGATATAAAGAATCTATTGAAGATACAGCAGAAACTTTAGGAAAAATATATGATGGAATATTATATAGAGGTCATCAACATAAAAATATAAAAAAACTAGCTAAATATTCTAAAATTCCAGTATGGAATGGATTAACTAATAAATTTCATCCAACTCAAATTTTATCTGATTTATTAACTATTAAAGAAATTTTTCCTAAAAAAAAAATAAATAAAATAAAAATATCATACATTGGAGATTCTTCAAATAATATTTCTAACTCACTTGTTGAAGCTTCAAATTTATTTAAATTTAAATTATCTCTAATATCTCCTAAAGAATATTTTCCAAATAAAAAATTTTTAAATAAATATATTAATATAAAAAATAATATTTTTTTAACAGATGATATAGAAAAAGGAATATATAAAACTGATATAATATATACAGATGTTTGGATTTCTATGGGAGAAAAACTAAAAAAACAAAAAGAAAAAATTAATAAATTAAAAAATTATCAAGTTAATAAAAAAATTTTAAAACTCTCAAATAATCCTTTTATAAAAGTATTTCATTGTTTACCAGCTTTGCATAATACAAAAACCGTATTTGGAAAAAAAATCATGAAACAATTTAATCTAAAAAACGGAGTAGAAATTACAGAAGATGTATTTAATGCAAATAAAAAAATTATATTTCAACAATCATCAAATAGAGTGCATGTAGTTAAATCATTAATAATGAACAGTTTAATAAAAAATATTTCTTTATAA
- a CDS encoding Rid family detoxifying hydrolase, whose product MKIYTKKSPNPIGPYSQAIQTKNLLMISGQIPIDSISNKIPKKMYDQTFLVLKNIYEIIKKTNFKLKNIVKTTIFTTNLNKIKTINFAYETFFKKKISIFPARSCVEVSKLPKNVQIEIEAIAYKK is encoded by the coding sequence ATGAAAATTTATACAAAAAAATCACCTAATCCTATTGGGCCTTATTCTCAAGCAATACAAACAAAAAATTTATTAATGATTTCTGGTCAAATTCCAATTGATTCAATTTCTAACAAAATTCCAAAAAAAATGTACGATCAAACATTTCTTGTTTTAAAAAATATATACGAAATAATTAAAAAAACTAATTTTAAATTAAAAAATATAGTTAAAACAACTATATTTACAACAAATTTAAATAAAATAAAAACTATTAATTTCGCTTATGAAACATTTTTTAAAAAAAAAATATCAATTTTTCCAGCACGATCTTGCGTAGAAGTATCAAAATTACCAAAAAATGTTCAAATTGAAATTGAAGCTATAGCTTATAAAAAATAA
- a CDS encoding DEAD/DEAH box helicase — MILIKNNFSTFGLNNSILKVLDEIGYKKPSPIQEQCIPHLLNKHDILGMAQTGSGKTAAFSLPLLNNIKVELRFPQILVLTPTRELAIQVSEAFSLFAKYLPRIHVLPLYGGQRYELQLSSLRRGPHIIVGTPGRLLDHLKRKTLNLSKLNTLVLDEADEMLRMGFIEDVENILSQIPKFRQTALFSATMPEAIRRISKRFMKNPKEIRIQSSITNRPDIHQTYWLVYGKKTDGLIRFLETEDFSATIIFVRTKNSTVEISEILEKNGYNCSALNGDMNQSLREKTLDRLKNGKLDILIATDVAARGLDVDRISFVINYDAPMDAESYVHRIGRTGRAGRKGKALMFVEYREIRLLRNIERMIRQSIKEVYLPNSELLSKSRLENFSKKIKKELKSTDLKEYLILLEKINLENPVSIEKLAAALLKMAQGERVLIVKKDKIIKNARRNWTKPIVRRQFENKNYRTSKYFKKNNNMDVYKIELGKNDKIEVRHIVGAIANEGNLNNKDIGNIKIFSSYSTIELPKKIIQKKNFENLKKIKIFNKFINLKLFNNFKFLNRSKFIKNRSKNIFLKKNLSKISKKKIYLKNSRLKKRLI, encoded by the coding sequence ATGATTTTGATAAAAAATAATTTTTCGACTTTTGGATTAAATAATTCAATTTTAAAAGTTTTAGATGAAATAGGTTATAAAAAACCTTCTCCTATTCAAGAACAATGTATTCCACATTTATTAAATAAACATGATATTTTAGGAATGGCTCAAACTGGAAGCGGAAAAACTGCAGCTTTTTCTTTACCTTTATTAAATAATATCAAAGTAGAATTAAGATTTCCTCAAATTTTAGTTTTAACTCCTACTAGAGAATTAGCAATTCAAGTTTCTGAGGCTTTTTCTTTATTTGCAAAATATCTTCCAAGAATTCATGTTTTACCTTTATATGGCGGGCAAAGATATGAGTTGCAATTATCTTCTTTAAGACGAGGCCCTCATATTATTGTTGGAACTCCTGGGAGATTATTAGATCACTTAAAAAGAAAAACGTTGAATTTATCTAAATTAAATACTTTAGTTTTAGATGAAGCAGATGAAATGTTACGGATGGGATTTATTGAAGATGTAGAAAATATTTTATCTCAAATTCCAAAATTTAGACAAACAGCTTTATTTTCAGCTACTATGCCAGAAGCTATTAGACGAATTTCAAAAAGATTTATGAAAAATCCAAAAGAAATTCGTATACAATCTAGTATAACTAATCGACCAGATATTCATCAAACTTATTGGTTAGTATATGGAAAAAAAACTGATGGATTAATTAGATTTTTAGAAACAGAAGATTTTTCAGCTACTATAATTTTTGTTCGTACAAAAAATTCTACAGTAGAAATTTCAGAAATATTAGAAAAAAATGGATATAATTGTTCAGCGTTAAATGGAGACATGAATCAATCATTACGTGAAAAAACTTTAGATAGATTAAAAAATGGAAAATTAGATATATTAATTGCTACTGATGTTGCTGCCAGAGGATTAGATGTAGATCGTATTAGTTTTGTTATTAATTATGATGCTCCTATGGATGCTGAATCATATGTACATAGAATTGGTCGAACTGGTCGAGCAGGTAGAAAAGGAAAAGCTTTAATGTTTGTAGAATATAGAGAAATAAGATTATTAAGAAATATTGAAAGAATGATTAGACAATCTATTAAAGAAGTATATTTACCAAATTCAGAATTATTAAGTAAAAGTCGTTTAGAAAATTTTTCAAAAAAAATTAAAAAAGAATTAAAAAGTACTGATTTAAAAGAATACTTAATTTTGTTAGAAAAAATTAATTTAGAAAATCCTGTAAGTATTGAAAAATTAGCAGCTGCTCTTTTAAAAATGGCTCAAGGAGAACGAGTTTTAATTGTAAAAAAAGATAAAATTATTAAAAATGCTCGAAGAAATTGGACAAAGCCAATTGTTAGAAGACAATTTGAAAATAAAAATTATAGAACATCTAAATATTTTAAAAAAAATAATAATATGGATGTTTACAAAATAGAATTAGGAAAAAATGATAAAATTGAAGTAAGACATATTGTTGGAGCTATAGCTAATGAAGGAAATCTTAATAATAAAGATATTGGAAATATAAAAATTTTTTCTTCTTATTCTACAATAGAATTACCAAAAAAAATAATTCAAAAGAAAAATTTTGAAAATTTAAAAAAAATAAAAATTTTTAATAAATTTATTAATTTAAAATTATTTAATAATTTTAAATTTTTAAATCGTTCTAAGTTTATTAAAAATCGTTCAAAAAATATATTTCTAAAAAAGAATTTATCTAAAATTTCTAAAAAAAAAATATATTTAAAAAATTCGCGTTTAAAAAAACGTTTAATATAA
- the pnp gene encoding polyribonucleotide nucleotidyltransferase, with product MLNPLIFKFKYGRHTVILETGLIARQATSAIMVSIEDTTVLVTVVGQKNSQIEKSFLPLTVNYQERTYAAGRIPGGFFRREGRPSENEILIGRLIDRPIRPLFPKDFSNEVQVIATVVSLNPKINPDIVSMIGVSAALYISGIPIKDMVGAARVGYINNKYYLNPTTDEMKFSTLDLIVSGTDKHILMIESESNQLNKNIIFNAILYGFKKQKKLIKNMKNLLSSIKKKSWNFNSSYLNKEIYKKISKISKNSIKDIYLISNKKKRIKKLKIYKDYIINNLLFENPDLNIIEINKIFFEIEKKIVRKNILKNNYRIDGRNKDTIRKIDIKTSLLKRTHGSALFTRGETQSLVSVTLGTSRDAQNLDELLGDKTDSFLFHYNFPPYSVGEIGMINSPKRREVGHGRLAKKSILSVIPSINIFPYTIRIVSEITESNGSSSMASVCGASLALMDAGVPIKEPIAGIAMGLIKEKKKYVILTDILGDEDYFGDMDFKVAGSKIGITSLQMDMKIEGITNDIIKCSLKKAKIAIKKILKIMSETINVPNKEISKFAPRVHIIKINPEKIKDVIGKGGSVIRMLTEETGTTIEIEDNGTVKISAIMEKKALNAIERIKEITAEIEIGKIYTGKVTRIVDFGAFVSIGAGKEGLVHISQISNKHIEKVSDYLSLDQLVTVKVLDMDRQNRLRLSMKEITK from the coding sequence TTGCTTAATCCGCTTATATTTAAATTTAAATATGGTCGTCATACAGTTATTTTAGAAACTGGGTTAATTGCTAGACAGGCAACATCTGCAATAATGGTTAGTATAGAGGATACAACAGTTCTTGTAACTGTAGTTGGTCAAAAAAATTCTCAGATTGAAAAAAGTTTTTTACCTTTAACTGTAAATTATCAAGAAAGAACTTATGCTGCTGGTAGAATACCGGGTGGTTTTTTTAGAAGAGAAGGCAGACCTAGTGAAAACGAAATTTTAATTGGTCGATTAATAGATCGTCCAATTAGACCACTATTTCCAAAAGATTTTTCTAATGAGGTACAAGTAATTGCTACAGTTGTTTCATTAAATCCAAAAATTAATCCTGATATTGTATCTATGATTGGAGTATCTGCGGCATTATATATTTCAGGAATACCTATTAAAGACATGGTTGGAGCAGCTCGAGTTGGCTATATTAATAATAAATATTATTTAAATCCTACAACTGATGAAATGAAATTTAGCACGTTAGATTTAATAGTTTCTGGAACAGATAAACATATTTTAATGATTGAATCAGAATCTAATCAATTAAATAAAAATATAATTTTTAATGCAATTTTATATGGTTTTAAAAAACAAAAAAAATTGATAAAAAATATGAAAAATTTGTTATCTTCTATTAAAAAGAAATCTTGGAATTTTAATTCTTCTTATTTAAATAAAGAAATTTATAAAAAAATTTCTAAAATTTCAAAAAATTCTATTAAAGATATATATCTTATTTCTAATAAAAAAAAACGAATTAAAAAGTTAAAAATATATAAAGATTATATTATTAATAATTTATTATTTGAAAATCCAGATTTAAATATTATAGAAATAAATAAAATTTTTTTTGAAATTGAAAAAAAAATTGTTCGAAAAAATATTTTAAAAAATAATTATCGAATAGATGGAAGAAATAAAGATACTATTCGTAAAATAGATATAAAAACTAGTTTATTAAAACGTACTCATGGTTCTGCTTTGTTTACAAGAGGAGAAACTCAATCTTTAGTTTCAGTTACTTTAGGAACTTCTAGAGATGCTCAAAATTTAGATGAATTGTTAGGTGATAAAACAGATAGTTTTTTATTTCATTATAATTTTCCACCTTATTCTGTTGGAGAAATAGGTATGATTAACTCTCCTAAAAGAAGAGAAGTAGGTCATGGAAGATTAGCTAAAAAAAGTATTTTATCTGTAATTCCATCTATTAATATTTTTCCTTATACTATTCGTATAGTATCAGAAATTACTGAATCTAATGGTTCTTCATCAATGGCATCTGTTTGTGGAGCTTCTTTAGCTTTAATGGATGCAGGAGTTCCTATTAAAGAACCTATTGCTGGAATTGCAATGGGGTTAATAAAAGAAAAAAAAAAATATGTAATTCTTACAGATATTTTAGGAGATGAAGATTATTTTGGAGATATGGATTTTAAAGTAGCAGGAAGCAAAATAGGAATAACTTCATTACAAATGGATATGAAAATTGAAGGTATTACTAATGATATTATTAAATGTTCTTTGAAAAAAGCTAAAATTGCTATAAAAAAAATTTTAAAAATTATGTCTGAAACAATTAATGTTCCAAATAAAGAAATTTCAAAATTTGCTCCTCGAGTGCATATTATAAAAATTAATCCAGAAAAAATAAAAGATGTTATAGGAAAAGGAGGTTCAGTCATTAGAATGTTAACAGAAGAAACAGGAACAACTATTGAAATTGAAGATAATGGAACAGTTAAAATTTCAGCTATTATGGAAAAAAAAGCACTTAATGCAATAGAAAGAATTAAAGAAATTACAGCAGAAATAGAAATTGGAAAAATTTATACTGGAAAAGTTACTAGAATAGTTGATTTTGGAGCTTTTGTTTCAATAGGAGCAGGAAAAGAAGGTTTAGTTCATATTTCTCAAATTTCAAATAAACATATAGAAAAAGTTTCTGATTATCTTTCATTGGATCAATTAGTAACTGTTAAAGTATTAGATATGGATAGACAAAACAGATTAAGATTAAGTATGAAAGAAATTACAAAATAA
- the rpsO gene encoding 30S ribosomal protein S15 has protein sequence MILNISNMQKIISKYGMNNKDSGKSEVQIAILTNKINDLQKHFYIHKKDFSSRRGLLSMVSKRRKLLDYIKKKSILKYNFIIKNLKIRR, from the coding sequence ATGATTTTAAATATTTCAAATATGCAAAAAATAATTTCTAAATATGGTATGAACAATAAAGATAGTGGAAAATCTGAAGTTCAAATTGCTATTTTAACAAATAAAATAAATGATTTACAAAAACATTTTTATATACATAAAAAAGATTTTTCTAGTCGTCGAGGTTTATTAAGTATGGTTTCAAAACGTAGAAAATTATTAGATTATATAAAAAAAAAATCTATTTTAAAATATAATTTTATAATAAAGAATTTAAAAATTCGTAGGTAG
- the truB gene encoding tRNA pseudouridine(55) synthase TruB, translating into MFFTKVRNIHGILLLDKPVGISSNKALQITKKIFSSTKAGHTGSLDPLATGVLPICFGEATKFSQYLLKSNKKYRVIAKLGEQTSTADSYGEIINSVNVKKISINEYEKVLDKFRGNISQIPPIYSAIKYKGIPLYKYARKGIQVPIKRRFVSIYKLTSLYRYKNLIELKIFCSSGTYIRSIIDDLGKFLKCGAHVIFLRRTKVSSYSILSSITLDELFFLKQKYKKKNFQYFLKKIKKFFIPIYSLVSHFPKIYLSEKDIFYLRNGRSIKLTTKLNTCIISIMNTKNKFIGLGKLNNKKYLISYKLINYNL; encoded by the coding sequence ATGTTTTTTACTAAAGTAAGAAATATTCACGGGATTCTTTTATTAGATAAACCAGTTGGAATTTCTTCAAATAAAGCTTTGCAAATAACAAAAAAAATATTTTCATCTACTAAAGCAGGACATACTGGATCTTTAGATCCATTAGCTACTGGTGTTTTACCAATATGTTTTGGAGAAGCCACAAAATTTTCTCAATATTTACTAAAATCTAATAAAAAATATAGAGTTATTGCTAAATTAGGAGAACAAACATCTACTGCAGATTCTTATGGAGAAATAATAAATTCTGTTAATGTAAAAAAAATTAGTATTAATGAATATGAAAAAGTATTAGATAAATTTAGAGGAAATATTTCTCAAATTCCTCCAATTTATTCTGCAATAAAATATAAAGGAATACCATTGTATAAATATGCAAGAAAAGGAATTCAGGTTCCTATAAAAAGAAGATTTGTTAGTATATATAAATTAACTAGTTTATATAGATATAAAAATCTTATTGAATTAAAAATTTTTTGTTCATCTGGAACTTATATTCGTTCTATTATTGATGATTTAGGAAAATTTTTAAAATGTGGAGCTCATGTAATTTTTTTAAGACGAACAAAAGTTTCTTCATATTCAATTTTATCGTCAATAACTTTAGATGAATTATTTTTTTTAAAACAAAAGTATAAAAAAAAAAATTTTCAATATTTTTTAAAAAAGATTAAAAAATTTTTTATTCCTATTTATTCTTTAGTATCTCATTTTCCTAAAATATATTTATCTGAAAAAGATATTTTTTATCTTCGAAATGGTCGATCAATAAAGCTTACTACTAAATTAAATACTTGTATAATTAGTATCATGAATACAAAAAATAAATTTATTGGTTTAGGAAAATTAAATAACAAAAAATATTTAATTTCTTATAAATTAATAAATTATAATTTGTAA
- the rbfA gene encoding 30S ribosome-binding factor RbfA → MEKIVYKNIHRLVRISKEIKKEISYIIQKSINDPRFNKLSTILDVTISKDYSYAKVYICYIKKKKFSKYSSLEVLNHASSYIRFLLGKRLNLRTVPKLIFLYDFSFLEGKKISNLLKNL, encoded by the coding sequence TTGGAAAAAATAGTGTACAAGAATATTCATAGATTAGTAAGAATTTCTAAAGAAATTAAAAAAGAGATTTCTTATATTATTCAAAAATCAATTAATGATCCAAGATTTAATAAATTATCTACTATTTTAGATGTAACAATTTCTAAAGATTATTCTTATGCTAAAGTTTATATTTGCTATATTAAAAAAAAAAAATTTTCTAAATATTCGTCTTTAGAAGTTTTAAATCATGCTTCTTCTTATATAAGATTTTTGTTAGGAAAGCGATTGAATCTTAGAACTGTTCCAAAATTAATTTTTCTTTATGATTTTTCTTTTTTAGAAGGTAAAAAAATATCTAATTTATTAAAAAATTTATAA
- the infB gene encoding translation initiation factor IF-2, translating to MRKNDFLREKKLYSNKKKIKKDTSFSKKSSILKNTLENKKKLLKQKFGKNKFLQKKNKITQDKNKNLNFKKTDLKKINIQKKFLKNKKFKNSKKNIQKKNNKFSQLKKRNKNTKNFRQIKNNFLKQSFNKPKVIVKKLITIFDEVTVFELSNKMGIKSEKVIKKMLNSGMSLSKYQVLDSDLAQLVSEEMGFKICLIRKNELEKNIMKNRDTKLKKHFLRPPIVAIMGHVDHGKTSLLDCIRKTSVASKEEGGITQSLGAYYVNINEKKITFLDTPGHSAFISMRERGAQITDIVVLIIAADDGVMPQTIEAIKHAQLVKAPIIVAINKIDKNNININKIKDELMKYNILSEEFGGENIFVNISVKLKKGIHDLLKNIFLQSEILDLSVSYEGMATGVVLESYLDKGKGPVSNIIIKKGKLKKGDIVICGLEYGKIKSITDEKKHNLMHVTPSIPVEILGLSGLPISGDILTVVKYEKQARAVSLYRKEKHKRKDVSKNKKINLDNLFKEINKKNITSLNIILKSNSKGSLEAISFAIRKLSHKEVNLNILSLGVGRINETDASLANSSNAIIIGFNVRADISAKKIIEKENIDLRYYSVIYSLIKDIESSIYGMLSPKYKQKIIGLVSVRSIFKSPKFGFIAGCMVTEGVIKRNSPIKVLRNDIVVYEGILESIRRFKEDVKKVRSGIECGIGIKNYNDIRVNDIIEVYKIIEMKRI from the coding sequence ATGAGAAAAAATGATTTTTTAAGAGAAAAAAAATTATATAGTAATAAAAAGAAAATAAAAAAAGATACATCTTTTTCTAAAAAAAGCTCTATTTTAAAAAATACTTTAGAAAATAAAAAAAAATTATTAAAACAAAAATTTGGAAAAAATAAATTTTTACAAAAAAAAAATAAAATTACTCAAGATAAAAATAAAAATTTAAATTTTAAAAAAACAGATTTAAAAAAAATAAATATACAAAAAAAATTTTTAAAAAATAAAAAATTTAAAAATTCAAAAAAAAATATTCAAAAAAAAAATAATAAATTTTCTCAACTAAAAAAAAGAAATAAAAATACAAAAAATTTTCGTCAAATAAAAAATAATTTTTTGAAGCAAAGTTTTAATAAACCAAAAGTTATTGTTAAAAAATTAATAACAATTTTTGATGAAGTAACAGTTTTTGAATTATCTAACAAAATGGGTATAAAAAGCGAAAAAGTAATTAAAAAAATGTTAAATTCAGGAATGTCTTTATCTAAATATCAAGTATTAGATTCAGATTTAGCTCAATTAGTTTCTGAAGAAATGGGTTTTAAGATATGTTTGATTCGTAAAAATGAATTAGAAAAAAATATTATGAAAAATAGAGATACAAAATTAAAAAAACATTTTTTAAGACCTCCTATTGTTGCCATTATGGGACATGTAGATCATGGAAAAACATCTCTTTTGGACTGTATTAGAAAAACTTCTGTAGCTTCTAAAGAAGAAGGAGGTATTACTCAAAGTTTAGGTGCGTATTATGTTAATATAAATGAAAAAAAAATTACTTTTCTTGATACTCCAGGACATTCAGCTTTTATTTCTATGAGAGAACGAGGTGCTCAAATAACTGATATTGTAGTTTTAATAATAGCTGCAGATGATGGAGTTATGCCTCAAACAATAGAAGCTATTAAACATGCTCAATTAGTTAAAGCTCCAATAATTGTAGCTATAAATAAAATTGATAAAAATAATATTAATATTAATAAAATTAAAGATGAATTAATGAAATATAATATTTTATCTGAAGAATTTGGAGGAGAAAATATTTTTGTTAATATTTCGGTTAAATTAAAAAAAGGAATACATGATCTATTAAAAAATATATTTCTTCAATCAGAAATTTTAGATTTATCTGTATCTTATGAAGGAATGGCTACTGGAGTAGTTTTAGAATCTTATTTAGATAAAGGAAAAGGTCCAGTTTCGAATATAATAATTAAAAAAGGGAAGTTAAAAAAAGGTGATATTGTTATATGTGGATTAGAATATGGAAAAATAAAATCTATTACAGATGAAAAAAAACATAATTTAATGCATGTAACTCCATCTATTCCAGTTGAAATTTTAGGATTATCAGGTTTACCTATATCTGGAGATATTTTAACAGTTGTTAAATATGAAAAACAAGCTCGAGCAGTATCTTTATATAGAAAAGAAAAACATAAAAGAAAAGATGTTTCTAAAAATAAAAAAATAAATTTAGATAATTTATTTAAAGAAATTAATAAAAAAAATATTACATCATTAAATATTATATTAAAATCAAATTCTAAAGGATCATTAGAAGCGATATCTTTTGCTATTAGAAAATTATCTCATAAAGAAGTAAATTTAAATATTTTAAGTTTAGGGGTAGGAAGAATTAATGAAACAGATGCATCATTAGCTAATTCTTCTAATGCTATTATTATTGGTTTTAATGTAAGAGCAGATATTTCTGCAAAAAAAATTATTGAAAAAGAAAACATAGATTTGAGGTATTATTCTGTTATTTATTCTTTAATAAAAGATATTGAATCATCTATTTATGGAATGTTATCTCCAAAATATAAACAAAAAATAATTGGTTTAGTTTCAGTAAGAAGTATTTTTAAATCTCCAAAATTTGGGTTTATTGCAGGATGTATGGTTACTGAGGGAGTTATTAAAAGAAATAGTCCAATTAAAGTTTTAAGAAATGATATTGTTGTTTATGAAGGAATTTTAGAGTCAATTAGACGTTTTAAAGAAGACGTCAAAAAAGTAAGAAGTGGAATTGAGTGTGGTATTGGTATAAAGAACTATAATGACATTCGTGTTAATGATATAATAGAAGTTTATAAAATTATTGAAATGAAACGAATATAA